A single region of the Aurantiacibacter sp. MUD11 genome encodes:
- the mfd gene encoding transcription-repair coupling factor gives MPDFSRILSAKQPLTLAQVARGAQPLVMADLARAAKQRAVFVAPDDAAMRAVVDAAHFFAPELQVIEFPAWDCLPYDRASPALSVSAQRLAALHQLQNARGGNQLLVTTANALVQRVLSPFRIREAVREFRKGVEIGHESLAALLRRQGYTRVDTVVDTGEFAMRGSIVDIYPSGLEAGLRLDFFGDELESLRLFDPNTQRTTATIEEHLLLPASEALLDEDSIKRFRSRYREKFGAGATQDPLYEAVSDGRRLAGMEHWLPLFEERLDTLFDHLDQSDTVVIDSAAMQSIEERLADIADYHRQRGEISGQAKGSYRPLNPEQLYLTKEEVDRALQGWPIHKASIFAEPESDKVVDFGFRSARDFTPERSAGKNVYEAAAAHFKALGKDGKRPLLAAYSTGSRSRIASILEEAGTPVQLAETWQEALGASAKGKATAMVLPLDTGFANDEMEVVTEQDLLGDRLVRRKKRKKDADAFLAELQALSRGDLVVHVDHGIGKYLGLEPIAAGKSQHDCVMLEYAGGDKLYIPVENLDVLSRYGSSEEGAALDRLGGEAWQRRRARLRERIREIAGELMKVAAQRALKKAPSLPVDESSYGQFLDRFQYEETEDQEEAIADVLRDLESGKPMDRLVCGDVGFGKTEVALRAAFVAAMNGQQVAMVAPTTLLARQHFQNFSERFAGFPLKIGRLSRLVPAREMKETRDGLAEGKVDIVIGTHAILSKNTKFKNLGLVIVDEEQRFGVTHKEKLKQLRADVHVLTLTATPIPRTLQMAMTGLRELSTIQTPPVDRLAVRTYVMEWDDMVVREALLREHHRGGQSFIVVPRISDLGPLEDWLHETVPEVKYVSAHGQMGAGEIEERMSAFYEGKYEVLLSTTIVESGLDLPSANTIIIHRADRFGLAQLYQLRGRVGRSKIRAYAYLTTPADTQLSEVAEKRLKVLGDLDSLGAGFQLASHDLDIRGAGNLLGDEQSGHIREVGFELYQSMLEDAIMAAKAGDMGLEADRSGLSPQITVDAPIMIPEDYVPDLAVRMALYRRLNQAEGKAEIESLAAEMIDRFGDLPQSTKNLIRLIEIKAQAIEACIAKIEVGARGTLVTFHQDSFPDPAGLIAYVDRLKGTAKLRPDMKLVINRAWGDPESRLNGLFQLTKGLSNVVKRAEKKAA, from the coding sequence GCCCTCTCGGTCAGCGCGCAGCGGCTGGCCGCCCTGCACCAGTTGCAGAATGCACGCGGGGGGAACCAGCTGCTGGTCACCACCGCCAATGCCCTGGTGCAGCGCGTGCTCTCCCCCTTCCGCATCCGCGAGGCGGTCCGCGAATTCCGCAAGGGCGTGGAGATCGGCCACGAGAGCCTCGCCGCGCTGCTGCGGCGGCAGGGCTACACCCGCGTCGATACGGTGGTCGACACCGGCGAATTCGCCATGCGCGGCAGCATCGTCGACATCTACCCCAGCGGGCTGGAAGCGGGCCTGCGGCTGGATTTCTTCGGCGACGAGCTGGAATCGCTGCGCCTGTTCGATCCGAACACCCAGCGTACCACGGCCACGATCGAGGAGCACCTGCTGCTGCCTGCCAGCGAGGCACTGCTGGACGAAGACAGCATCAAGCGCTTCCGCAGCCGTTACCGCGAGAAATTCGGTGCCGGCGCCACGCAGGACCCGCTCTATGAAGCCGTCAGCGACGGGCGACGCCTCGCGGGCATGGAACACTGGCTGCCGCTGTTCGAGGAACGGCTGGACACCCTGTTCGACCATCTCGACCAGTCCGACACGGTGGTGATCGATTCCGCCGCCATGCAATCCATCGAGGAACGGCTGGCCGACATTGCCGACTATCACCGCCAACGCGGTGAAATTTCGGGGCAGGCCAAGGGCAGCTATCGTCCGCTCAATCCCGAACAGCTCTACCTGACCAAGGAAGAGGTCGACCGCGCCCTGCAGGGTTGGCCGATCCACAAGGCATCGATCTTTGCCGAGCCGGAAAGCGACAAGGTCGTCGATTTCGGCTTCCGCTCGGCGCGCGATTTCACGCCGGAACGGAGCGCGGGCAAGAACGTCTACGAAGCCGCCGCCGCGCACTTCAAGGCATTGGGCAAGGACGGCAAGCGTCCGCTGCTGGCCGCCTATTCCACCGGTTCGCGCAGCCGCATCGCCTCGATCCTCGAAGAGGCGGGCACACCGGTGCAGCTGGCCGAGACCTGGCAGGAGGCGCTGGGCGCCTCCGCCAAGGGCAAGGCGACGGCCATGGTGCTGCCGCTCGACACCGGCTTCGCCAATGACGAGATGGAAGTCGTCACCGAGCAGGACCTGCTGGGTGACCGCCTCGTGCGCCGCAAGAAGCGCAAGAAGGATGCCGACGCCTTCCTCGCCGAATTGCAGGCGCTGTCGCGCGGCGACCTTGTCGTCCATGTCGACCACGGCATCGGCAAGTACCTGGGCCTTGAACCCATCGCCGCAGGCAAGAGTCAGCACGACTGCGTGATGCTGGAATATGCCGGCGGCGACAAACTCTACATCCCGGTCGAAAATCTCGACGTGCTGTCGCGCTACGGCTCTTCGGAAGAAGGCGCGGCGCTCGACCGACTTGGCGGCGAGGCATGGCAGCGCCGCCGTGCACGTCTGCGCGAGCGCATCCGCGAGATCGCCGGGGAACTGATGAAGGTCGCCGCCCAGCGCGCCTTGAAGAAGGCCCCTTCCCTCCCTGTCGATGAAAGCAGCTACGGCCAGTTCCTCGACCGCTTCCAGTACGAGGAGACCGAGGACCAGGAAGAAGCCATCGCCGACGTGCTGCGCGACCTGGAGAGCGGCAAGCCGATGGACCGGCTCGTCTGCGGTGATGTCGGTTTCGGAAAGACAGAAGTCGCCCTGCGCGCCGCCTTCGTCGCGGCGATGAACGGGCAGCAGGTGGCAATGGTTGCTCCCACCACCCTGCTCGCCCGCCAGCATTTCCAGAACTTCTCCGAACGCTTCGCCGGTTTCCCGCTGAAGATCGGCCGCCTGTCGCGCCTCGTTCCCGCGCGCGAGATGAAGGAAACGCGCGATGGCCTGGCGGAAGGCAAGGTCGACATCGTCATCGGCACGCATGCCATCCTGTCGAAGAACACCAAGTTCAAGAATCTCGGCCTCGTAATCGTCGACGAGGAGCAGCGGTTCGGCGTAACCCACAAGGAAAAGCTGAAGCAGCTACGCGCCGACGTGCACGTGCTCACCCTCACTGCCACGCCGATCCCACGCACCCTGCAGATGGCGATGACGGGCCTGCGCGAACTGTCCACTATCCAGACGCCGCCGGTCGACCGACTGGCCGTGCGCACCTACGTGATGGAGTGGGACGACATGGTGGTGCGCGAGGCTTTGCTGCGCGAACACCATCGCGGCGGGCAGAGCTTCATCGTCGTGCCGCGCATCTCCGACCTCGGGCCGCTGGAAGACTGGCTGCACGAGACGGTGCCGGAAGTGAAATACGTCTCCGCCCACGGGCAGATGGGCGCGGGCGAGATCGAGGAACGGATGAGCGCCTTCTACGAGGGCAAGTACGAGGTGCTGCTCTCCACCACCATCGTCGAATCCGGGTTGGACCTGCCCAGCGCCAACACCATCATCATCCACCGTGCCGACCGTTTCGGCCTGGCCCAGCTTTACCAGCTGCGCGGCCGCGTCGGCCGGTCGAAGATTCGCGCCTATGCCTATCTCACCACCCCCGCCGACACGCAGTTGAGCGAAGTGGCGGAGAAGCGCCTGAAGGTGCTGGGCGATCTCGACAGCCTGGGCGCGGGTTTCCAGCTGGCAAGCCACGATCTCGACATTCGCGGCGCGGGCAACCTGCTAGGCGACGAGCAGAGCGGCCATATCCGCGAAGTCGGCTTCGAACTCTACCAGTCGATGCTGGAAGACGCGATCATGGCCGCCAAGGCCGGCGACATGGGGCTGGAAGCCGACCGCAGCGGCCTGTCACCGCAGATCACCGTCGACGCGCCCATCATGATCCCCGAGGACTACGTGCCCGACCTTGCCGTGCGCATGGCGCTCTATCGCCGCCTGAACCAGGCGGAAGGCAAGGCCGAGATCGAAAGCCTCGCCGCCGAGATGATCGACCGTTTCGGGGACCTGCCGCAATCGACCAAGAACCTGATCCGCCTTATCGAGATCAAGGCCCAGGCCATCGAGGCCTGCATCGCCAAGATCGAGGTTGGCGCGCGCGGCACGCTGGTCACCTTCCACCAGGACAGCTTTCCCGATCCCGCCGGCCTGATCGCCTATGTCGACCGCCTGAAAGGCACCGCCAAGCTGCGGCCCGACATGAAGCTGGTGATCAACCGCGCCTGGGGCGATCCGGAAAGCCGCTTGAACGGCCTGTTCCAGCTGACCAAGGGGCTGAGCAACGTCGTCAAACGGGCGGAGAAGAAGGCGGCCTAG
- a CDS encoding EAL domain-containing protein: MNTPLQCRRQRPDRRRAEPHPITEELAEALANGAITLLFQPQFRAADGALVGAEALVRWQHPEHGALAGDSLVAIAQSGGLSRRLARHIARAAMAAAVNWPSDLRLSLNVTAMDLFDRTFAEDLLAMLDDTGFPADRLTLEITEQALVADLDRSAERLRELADHGIRIALDDFGAGFCNFRYLKVLPLHALKLDRSMIEGVTTCERDLAVLRGILAMANALDLTVIAEGIETAELRDAVVREGCDVWQGYLGGKPTEPAAFQALTTV; this comes from the coding sequence TTGAATACCCCTTTGCAGTGCCGTCGCCAGCGGCCCGACCGTCGTCGCGCAGAGCCGCATCCGATCACGGAGGAGCTGGCCGAGGCGCTGGCGAACGGTGCGATCACGCTGCTGTTCCAGCCGCAATTCCGCGCCGCCGACGGTGCCCTGGTGGGGGCAGAGGCGCTTGTTCGGTGGCAACATCCGGAGCATGGCGCGCTGGCCGGCGACTCACTGGTCGCCATCGCCCAGAGTGGCGGCCTGTCACGCAGGCTGGCGCGACATATCGCCCGCGCCGCCATGGCGGCAGCGGTTAACTGGCCGTCGGACCTGCGGCTGTCGCTCAATGTCACGGCCATGGACCTGTTCGACCGCACATTCGCGGAAGACCTGCTGGCCATGCTCGACGACACCGGTTTTCCGGCGGACCGGCTGACGCTGGAGATTACCGAGCAGGCACTGGTCGCCGACCTCGATCGCTCCGCCGAGCGGCTGCGCGAACTGGCGGATCACGGCATTCGTATCGCGCTGGACGATTTCGGCGCGGGCTTCTGCAACTTCCGTTACCTCAAGGTGCTGCCGCTCCACGCACTCAAGCTCGATCGTTCGATGATCGAAGGCGTGACCACCTGCGAACGTGACCTGGCCGTGCTGCGCGGCATCCTTGCCATGGCCAATGCCCTGGACCTTACGGTGATTGCCGAGGGGATCGAGACCGCTGAATTGCGCGATGCCGTGGTGCGGGAAGGCTGCGACGTCTGGCAGGGTTACCTGGGCGGCAAGCCAACGGAGCCCGCTGCCTTCCAGGCATTGACCACGGTCTAG
- a CDS encoding NAD kinase — translation MAGESPKFEKLALLYSQSERARKAARELSERHEFVPINEADVVIALGGDGTMLDALHDMLDSERILPVFGLNLGTVGFLMNRYHGASGLLERLEEAKPLTVKPLRMNVVTQTGEKHSACAINEVSLLRETHQTAKIEISVNGRVRIPELAGDGILLSTPVGSTAYNLSANGPILPLESNMLALTPISPFRPRRWRGAILPDHSKVTFRVNEPAKRPVAAVADAKEVRDVAEVHIEVDHSKEMTLLFDPHQALDERIVAEQFVT, via the coding sequence GTGGCAGGCGAAAGTCCCAAGTTCGAGAAGCTGGCATTGCTCTATTCGCAAAGCGAGAGGGCGAGAAAAGCCGCGCGTGAACTGAGCGAACGGCACGAATTCGTGCCCATCAACGAGGCGGATGTGGTGATCGCCCTGGGCGGCGACGGCACCATGCTGGATGCGCTGCACGACATGCTGGATAGCGAACGGATCCTGCCGGTTTTCGGCTTGAACCTTGGCACCGTGGGCTTTCTGATGAACCGCTACCATGGCGCCAGCGGCCTGCTGGAGCGGCTGGAGGAAGCCAAGCCGCTCACGGTAAAACCGCTGCGCATGAATGTCGTCACGCAGACCGGTGAGAAGCATTCGGCTTGCGCCATCAACGAGGTGAGCCTGCTGCGTGAAACGCACCAGACCGCCAAGATCGAGATTTCGGTAAACGGCCGCGTTCGCATCCCCGAATTGGCAGGCGACGGTATCCTGCTCTCCACTCCGGTCGGCTCGACGGCTTACAACCTGTCGGCCAACGGCCCGATCCTGCCGCTCGAGTCAAACATGCTCGCGCTCACCCCGATCAGCCCGTTCCGCCCCCGCCGGTGGCGCGGCGCAATCCTGCCGGATCACAGCAAGGTGACCTTCCGCGTCAACGAGCCCGCCAAGCGGCCCGTTGCCGCCGTGGCCGACGCCAAGGAAGTGCGCGATGTGGCGGAAGTGCACATCGAGGTCGATCACAGCAAGGAAATGACCTTGCTGTTCGACCCGCACCAGGCGCTGGACGAACGAATTGTGGCCGAACAATTCGTAACCTGA
- a CDS encoding class I SAM-dependent methyltransferase, whose amino-acid sequence MRYLAIVSATASALALAACSANESPVPVSYAANMQDFILAAVVSPARPAEDVARDEARKPVEIVAFAGVQRGDVIAEIAPGGGFYTRILAQAVGPEGKVYALMPAFFANRPGGLDGINAIAEQYGNVEVVVVEGYDTLSFPEPIDLFWTTENYHDLANGDISVVNSAVFGALRPGGIFFVEDHAAPGTGTSATATLHRIDPAAVVDQVTSAGFTLEAESDLLHNPADPHDASPREFDGVSDKFALRFRKPA is encoded by the coding sequence ATGCGTTATCTCGCGATTGTGTCCGCCACTGCTTCGGCACTGGCGCTTGCCGCCTGTTCGGCCAACGAATCCCCGGTGCCCGTCAGCTATGCGGCGAATATGCAGGATTTCATCCTCGCTGCGGTGGTCAGCCCGGCGCGACCAGCGGAGGACGTGGCGCGGGACGAAGCTCGCAAGCCGGTCGAGATCGTCGCCTTTGCGGGCGTGCAGCGCGGTGACGTGATTGCCGAAATCGCGCCGGGCGGCGGCTTCTACACGCGCATCCTGGCGCAGGCGGTGGGGCCGGAGGGCAAGGTCTACGCCCTGATGCCGGCATTCTTCGCCAACCGTCCCGGCGGCCTCGACGGCATCAACGCCATCGCCGAGCAGTACGGCAACGTCGAAGTCGTGGTGGTGGAGGGGTATGACACGCTGTCATTCCCGGAGCCGATCGACCTGTTCTGGACGACCGAGAACTATCACGACCTCGCCAACGGCGACATTTCCGTGGTCAACAGTGCCGTGTTCGGCGCGCTGCGTCCTGGCGGTATCTTCTTCGTCGAGGATCACGCGGCACCCGGCACCGGCACCAGCGCCACCGCCACGCTGCACCGGATCGATCCTGCCGCGGTCGTGGACCAGGTGACGAGTGCGGGCTTCACGCTGGAGGCCGAAAGCGACCTGTTGCACAACCCGGCCGATCCGCACGACGCCAGCCCGCGCGAGTTCGACGGGGTGAGCGACAAGTTCGCGCTGCGATTCCGGAAGCCTGCCTGA
- the secA gene encoding preprotein translocase subunit SecA, which translates to MWQTIAKSIFGSSNDRYVRSLDKIVSRINALEEQLEDFSDEELQAQTLKFRKKLEEGQTLDDLLPEAFATVREASKRVMGMRHYDVQMVGGIVLHRGEIAEMKTGEGKTLVATLAVYLNAIEGKGVHVVTVNDYLAARDAEWMGQLYKWLGLTVGVIVPNMPEAARREAYECDITYATNNELGFDYLRDNMKQERRQMVQRPFNYAIVDEVDSILIDEARTPLIISGPTEDKSDLYIALDEEVKKLVADQKALEKENGGPLGEDEGFYKTDEKSRNVSLTEEGVEEMEQRLIAAGLLETDNLYDVENTQVVHHLDQALRAVVMFKKDTDYIVKDDKVVIIDEFTGRMMDGRRWSNGLHQAVEAKEGVAIQPENQTMASITFQNYFRMYPKLAGMTGTAATEASEFWDIYKLNVVEIPTNVPVARIDEEDEFYKNTMDKFGAIAKAIKEKNEIGQPVLVGTVSIEKSELLSQFLDKEGVKHAVLNARFHEQEAHIVAQAGRLGAVTIATNMAGRGTDIQLGGNVEFRIEDELGEMEDGPEKDAAIERIKAEVAEERQKVKDAGGLFVLGTERHESRRIDNQLRGRSGRQGDPGLSRFYLCLEDDLLRIFGPDTLFAKMMNSNLEDGEAIGSKWLSKAIETAQKKVEARNYEMRKQVVQYDDVMNDQRKVVYEQRSEIMDAERVDDVVEEMRQDAINALVTTACPPGSYPEQWDVEGLKAKVDEVLGLTPPIDDWMEEEAVEPELIEERLQDMAEEKLAARVTEIPEESWRRVEKSILLERLDFHWKEHLATLDALRQVVFLRAYAQKQPINEYKQEAFGLFQTMLDTLREDVTKVLMTAELRPATPPRPAALPDLPDFLTGHIDPLTGDENSNDGDGSRFMEPLFGTLAGSPVAQTGTRGSAQREDPYKNQNISRNAQCPCGSGNKYKHCHGAAG; encoded by the coding sequence ATGTGGCAGACCATCGCCAAATCCATTTTCGGTTCGTCCAACGACCGCTACGTCCGCTCGCTCGACAAGATCGTATCCCGCATCAATGCGCTGGAGGAGCAGCTTGAAGACTTCTCCGACGAGGAGCTGCAGGCGCAGACGCTGAAATTCCGCAAGAAGCTGGAAGAGGGGCAGACCCTCGACGACCTGCTGCCCGAAGCCTTCGCCACCGTGCGCGAGGCATCGAAGCGCGTGATGGGCATGCGCCATTACGACGTGCAGATGGTGGGTGGCATCGTGCTCCATCGTGGCGAGATTGCCGAAATGAAGACCGGCGAGGGCAAGACGCTGGTCGCCACGCTGGCGGTGTATCTCAACGCCATCGAGGGCAAGGGCGTGCACGTGGTGACGGTGAACGATTACCTTGCCGCGCGTGACGCCGAATGGATGGGCCAGTTGTACAAGTGGCTGGGCCTGACCGTGGGCGTGATCGTGCCCAACATGCCCGAGGCCGCTCGCCGCGAGGCCTATGAGTGCGACATCACCTACGCCACCAACAACGAACTGGGCTTCGACTACCTGCGTGACAACATGAAGCAGGAGCGCCGCCAGATGGTGCAGCGCCCCTTCAACTACGCCATCGTCGACGAGGTCGACTCGATCCTGATCGACGAGGCGCGTACCCCGCTGATCATCTCCGGCCCGACCGAGGACAAGTCCGACCTCTACATCGCGCTGGACGAGGAGGTGAAGAAGCTCGTCGCCGACCAGAAGGCGCTGGAGAAGGAAAACGGCGGTCCGCTGGGCGAGGACGAGGGCTTCTACAAGACCGACGAGAAGTCGCGGAACGTCTCGCTGACCGAGGAAGGCGTGGAAGAGATGGAGCAGCGCCTGATCGCTGCCGGCTTGCTCGAAACCGACAACCTCTACGACGTCGAGAACACCCAGGTGGTTCACCACCTCGACCAGGCGCTGCGCGCCGTGGTGATGTTCAAGAAGGACACCGACTACATCGTCAAGGACGACAAGGTCGTGATCATCGACGAGTTCACCGGCCGCATGATGGACGGACGCCGGTGGTCGAACGGCCTGCACCAGGCGGTGGAGGCGAAGGAAGGCGTGGCGATCCAGCCCGAGAACCAGACCATGGCCTCGATCACCTTCCAGAACTATTTCCGCATGTATCCCAAGCTGGCCGGCATGACCGGCACCGCCGCCACCGAGGCGAGCGAGTTCTGGGACATCTACAAGCTGAACGTGGTGGAAATCCCCACCAACGTCCCCGTCGCCCGCATCGACGAGGAGGATGAGTTCTACAAGAACACGATGGACAAGTTCGGCGCCATCGCGAAAGCCATCAAGGAAAAGAACGAGATCGGGCAGCCGGTGCTGGTCGGCACGGTCTCGATCGAGAAATCGGAACTGCTCAGCCAGTTTCTCGACAAGGAAGGCGTGAAGCACGCCGTGCTGAACGCCCGTTTCCACGAACAGGAAGCGCATATCGTGGCGCAGGCCGGCCGCCTGGGCGCGGTGACGATTGCCACCAACATGGCCGGTCGCGGTACCGACATCCAGTTGGGCGGCAACGTCGAATTCCGCATCGAGGACGAGCTGGGCGAGATGGAAGACGGCCCCGAGAAGGACGCCGCCATCGAACGCATCAAGGCCGAGGTCGCCGAGGAACGCCAGAAGGTGAAGGACGCCGGCGGCCTGTTCGTGCTGGGCACGGAACGGCACGAGAGCCGCCGCATCGACAATCAGCTGCGTGGCCGCTCGGGTCGCCAGGGCGACCCCGGCCTGTCGCGCTTCTACCTCTGCCTGGAGGATGACCTGCTGCGCATCTTCGGCCCGGACACGCTGTTCGCCAAGATGATGAATTCCAACCTGGAGGATGGCGAGGCAATCGGCTCCAAGTGGCTCTCCAAGGCCATCGAGACGGCGCAGAAGAAGGTCGAAGCGCGCAACTACGAAATGCGCAAGCAGGTCGTGCAGTACGACGACGTGATGAACGACCAGCGCAAGGTGGTTTACGAGCAGCGATCCGAGATCATGGATGCCGAGCGCGTCGACGACGTGGTGGAGGAAATGCGCCAGGATGCGATCAATGCCCTGGTCACCACCGCCTGCCCGCCGGGATCCTATCCGGAGCAGTGGGATGTCGAAGGACTGAAAGCGAAGGTCGACGAGGTTCTCGGCCTGACGCCGCCCATCGACGACTGGATGGAAGAGGAAGCGGTCGAGCCCGAGTTGATCGAGGAACGGCTGCAGGACATGGCCGAGGAAAAGCTCGCTGCCCGCGTTACCGAGATTCCCGAGGAAAGCTGGCGCCGGGTCGAGAAGAGCATCCTGCTCGAACGGCTCGACTTCCACTGGAAGGAACACCTCGCCACGCTCGATGCGCTGCGCCAGGTGGTGTTCCTGCGCGCCTATGCGCAGAAGCAGCCGATCAACGAGTACAAGCAGGAAGCCTTCGGCCTGTTCCAGACCATGCTCGACACGCTGCGGGAAGACGTCACCAAGGTGCTGATGACGGCGGAACTGCGTCCGGCCACGCCGCCGCGCCCCGCTGCGCTGCCCGACCTGCCGGACTTCCTGACCGGGCACATAGACCCGCTCACCGGCGACGAAAATTCCAACGATGGCGACGGTTCGCGCTTCATGGAGCCGCTGTTCGGCACGCTGGCCGGTTCGCCGGTGGCGCAGACTGGTACCCGCGGTTCGGCGCAGCGGGAGGACCCGTACAAGAACCAGAACATCAGCCGCAATGCGCAGTGCCCCTGCGGTTCCGGCAACAAGTACAAGCATTGCCACGGGGCGGCAGGCTAA
- the argJ gene encoding bifunctional glutamate N-acetyltransferase/amino-acid acetyltransferase ArgJ, whose translation MDLERSPLALPFPDMPPIDGVKLRVARAGYKNWDRADLTYVELAEGTALAGVFTKNVCCSSEVELGREQVKLGRARALVVNAGNSNAFTGYRGREAVEQIMAQVAHHLDCEPSDVLVSSTGVIGVPLPKDKAQAGIAAVLDADECSWEQAALTIGTTDTFAKGATTSAMIGDKRVTLNGIIKGSGMIAPDMATMLGYVFTDAAVDHEFLQQCLSAANKRTFSCITVDSDTSTSDTVLAFATGKAGNAPLASFDDAGADAFMAALEDLCRQLAHLVVRDGEGAQKFIAVTVNGAESAESAHRIGLAIANSPLVKTAIAGGDANWGRVVMAVGKAGEPADRDKLGIAFGGVWAARDGLPLADYDEAPVAKHLEGQEIDITVDIGLGDGRATVWTCDLTHGYISINADYRS comes from the coding sequence ATGGACCTCGAACGCTCTCCGCTCGCCCTGCCCTTTCCCGACATGCCGCCAATCGACGGCGTCAAGCTGCGCGTGGCGCGGGCGGGATACAAGAACTGGGACCGGGCAGACCTGACCTATGTCGAACTGGCGGAAGGAACGGCGCTGGCGGGCGTCTTCACCAAGAACGTCTGCTGTTCCTCCGAAGTGGAACTGGGCCGCGAACAGGTGAAGCTGGGCCGTGCGCGGGCGTTGGTCGTCAACGCCGGCAATTCCAACGCCTTCACCGGCTATCGCGGGCGCGAAGCGGTGGAGCAGATCATGGCGCAGGTAGCCCACCACCTCGACTGCGAACCGTCGGACGTGCTGGTCTCCTCCACCGGCGTGATCGGCGTGCCGCTGCCCAAGGACAAGGCGCAGGCGGGCATTGCGGCGGTGCTGGATGCAGATGAGTGTTCGTGGGAACAGGCCGCACTAACCATCGGAACTACAGACACATTTGCCAAGGGTGCCACCACTTCCGCCATGATCGGCGACAAGCGAGTGACCCTGAACGGCATCATCAAGGGCAGCGGCATGATCGCGCCCGACATGGCCACCATGCTGGGCTACGTGTTCACCGATGCAGCCGTCGACCACGAATTCCTCCAACAGTGCCTCAGCGCGGCGAACAAGCGCACCTTCTCCTGCATCACTGTCGATAGCGACACCTCCACCAGCGACACCGTGCTAGCCTTCGCCACCGGCAAGGCTGGCAATGCCCCGCTCGCCTCGTTCGACGATGCGGGTGCGGATGCCTTCATGGCAGCGCTGGAAGACCTGTGCCGCCAGCTCGCCCACTTGGTGGTGCGCGATGGCGAAGGGGCGCAGAAATTCATCGCGGTGACGGTCAATGGCGCAGAAAGCGCCGAAAGCGCCCACCGCATCGGCCTGGCCATTGCCAATTCGCCGCTGGTGAAGACGGCCATCGCCGGCGGGGATGCCAATTGGGGCCGTGTCGTGATGGCGGTCGGCAAGGCGGGGGAACCGGCGGATCGTGACAAGCTGGGCATCGCCTTCGGCGGCGTCTGGGCGGCGCGCGACGGCCTGCCGCTGGCCGATTACGACGAGGCCCCCGTGGCCAAGCACCTCGAAGGGCAGGAAATCGACATCACGGTCGATATCGGCCTTGGCGATGGCCGGGCAACCGTGTGGACCTGCGACCTGACCCACGGCTACATCTCCATCAACGCCGATTACCGCTCCTGA
- a CDS encoding inositol monophosphatase family protein yields MQTLDREILALVRDVTDSVILPRYRNLASGEVEDKGGGDPVTVADRESEAALREGLERLAPNLPFVGEELVHEDPAALDLLKGPCWIVDPIDGTRNFASGQPPFGVLIARADGGMAQSGWIYDCLTGRFCTAHRGAGAFVNGERVTSVATGEESPVAAISLIFMDDAKREAMIEHICPHYRLTDIPYCAAEQYPRLALGENDVSIFERTLAWDHAAGCLWLEEAGGMAARPDDSSPYRVDEWDRKGLVGAATPALWEAMAARLNSLQA; encoded by the coding sequence ATGCAGACGCTGGACCGCGAAATCCTCGCGCTGGTGCGCGACGTCACGGACAGCGTGATCCTGCCACGCTATCGCAACCTCGCCAGCGGCGAGGTGGAGGACAAGGGCGGCGGAGATCCCGTCACCGTGGCCGACCGCGAAAGCGAGGCGGCGCTGCGCGAGGGGCTGGAAAGGCTCGCACCGAACCTGCCCTTCGTGGGCGAGGAACTCGTGCATGAAGACCCGGCAGCCCTCGACCTGTTGAAAGGCCCTTGCTGGATCGTCGATCCCATCGACGGCACGCGCAATTTCGCCAGCGGACAACCGCCGTTCGGCGTACTGATCGCGCGGGCCGATGGCGGCATGGCGCAGAGCGGCTGGATCTACGATTGCCTGACGGGCCGGTTCTGCACGGCCCATCGCGGCGCGGGTGCTTTCGTGAATGGCGAGCGTGTGACCTCCGTCGCGACCGGCGAAGAGTCACCCGTCGCGGCGATCTCGCTGATCTTCATGGACGATGCCAAGCGCGAGGCGATGATCGAGCACATTTGCCCGCATTACCGTCTCACAGACATTCCCTATTGCGCGGCCGAGCAGTACCCGCGCCTCGCGCTGGGCGAGAACGACGTATCGATCTTCGAGCGCACGCTGGCGTGGGATCACGCGGCGGGCTGTCTGTGGCTGGAGGAAGCTGGCGGCATGGCCGCCCGGCCCGATGACAGTTCGCCCTATCGTGTCGACGAATGGGACCGGAAAGGCCTGGTCGGCGCCGCCACCCCCGCCCTGTGGGAAGCAATGGCGGCACGACTCAATTCATTGCAGGCTTAG
- the trxA gene encoding thioredoxin has protein sequence MATVNVTDASFKADVLDADKPVLVDFWADWCGPCKMIAPALEELSDELADKVTIAKMDIMENPDVPGSMGVQSIPFLVLFKDGKPVAQQMGAAPKNALKGWLESQL, from the coding sequence ATGGCCACCGTGAATGTAACCGACGCCAGCTTCAAGGCCGACGTGCTCGATGCCGACAAGCCCGTGCTGGTCGATTTCTGGGCGGACTGGTGCGGCCCGTGCAAGATGATCGCACCCGCGCTGGAAGAGCTGTCGGACGAGCTGGCCGACAAGGTCACGATCGCCAAGATGGACATCATGGAGAACCCCGACGTGCCGGGCTCCATGGGGGTGCAGTCGATCCCGTTCCTGGTGCTGTTCAAGGATGGCAAGCCGGTCGCCCAGCAGATGGGTGCCGCGCCGAAGAACGCCCTCAAGGGCTGGCTCGAAAGCCAGCTCTAA